The following coding sequences lie in one Enterococcus sp. 9E7_DIV0242 genomic window:
- a CDS encoding formate/nitrite transporter family protein — translation MGSFQPPEIVDVTIEKGIQKARASFLTLAVLGFMAGMFIAIAGVAMIRTMGTMPSEWGTLVNVIGAAVFPFGLICLLLAGGELVTGNMMVVSMALFAKKISGKEWLRNIVIVTIFNLVGSLFVAYFFGYLSGALQGDFAERAIQISLGRTKDTLLQGFLSGVACNILVSTAVYLNFAAKDFIGKIVGIFLPIMGFVICGYQHVVANMFLIPMGIILGGNTWSEFGKNMVSVFTGNLVGGGVFIAGMYFLAYKVGTKKLSNQ, via the coding sequence ATGGGGTCATTTCAACCACCGGAAATAGTAGATGTTACGATAGAAAAAGGGATTCAAAAAGCACGTGCCAGCTTCCTAACTTTGGCAGTGCTTGGCTTTATGGCAGGGATGTTCATTGCCATTGCCGGCGTCGCAATGATCCGAACGATGGGTACAATGCCGAGTGAGTGGGGAACATTAGTCAATGTGATTGGTGCAGCGGTTTTCCCATTCGGGCTGATTTGCTTGTTACTGGCAGGCGGAGAGTTAGTTACCGGGAATATGATGGTTGTTTCTATGGCGTTGTTTGCAAAGAAAATCAGTGGGAAAGAATGGCTGAGAAATATTGTGATCGTTACGATTTTTAACTTGGTCGGTTCATTGTTTGTTGCGTATTTCTTCGGGTATCTTAGTGGCGCCTTGCAAGGAGATTTTGCGGAGCGTGCTATTCAGATATCGCTTGGACGGACAAAGGATACGCTACTGCAGGGATTTCTATCAGGTGTGGCATGTAATATTTTAGTAAGTACAGCCGTTTATCTAAATTTTGCGGCGAAAGACTTCATAGGAAAAATCGTAGGGATCTTTTTACCGATCATGGGCTTTGTTATTTGCGGGTATCAGCATGTGGTTGCCAATATGTTTTTGATTCCAATGGGGATCATTCTCGGTGGAAATACATGGTCTGAGTTTGGTAAAAATATGGTCAGTGTCTTTACCGGAAACTTAGTCGGCGGCGGGGTGTTTATCGCAGGGATGTATTTCCTTGCATACAAAGTCGGTACGAAGAAGTTGTCAAATCAGTAA
- the hemC gene encoding hydroxymethylbilane synthase has protein sequence MKPIRVGTRNSPLAMKQTTIVIELLREVHGDVAIEIVPLVTTGDRLLSVSLSKIGGKGLFINEVEQALLEGSIDFAVHSLKDMPAVIGKGLTLAAIPKRAVPSDCLIFREVSSISELPKNARIGTSSLRREFQMSGLRKDIQVESIRGNVGTRLKKMEEQQLDAIVLASAGLERIGWFDAPTHAYQQLDVASCIPAVGQGALAVECRADDFQMIAFLRKINDSLTELLVTEERAFLRVLNGNCEIPVGAYAEKTDGGYRMSGFLGDKELKHSVTQTVEAASITGVGKKLGEVLLKELGEDSR, from the coding sequence ATGAAACCCATTCGTGTTGGGACTAGAAATAGTCCATTGGCTATGAAACAGACGACGATCGTTATTGAGCTGTTACGAGAGGTTCATGGCGATGTTGCAATAGAGATCGTTCCCCTGGTTACTACAGGGGATCGTTTGCTTTCCGTCAGCTTGTCAAAAATCGGTGGAAAGGGTCTTTTTATTAATGAAGTTGAGCAGGCACTGCTAGAGGGAAGCATCGATTTTGCGGTCCATAGCTTGAAGGATATGCCGGCTGTTATAGGTAAAGGGCTGACCTTGGCCGCGATACCGAAGCGTGCGGTTCCATCTGATTGTCTGATTTTTCGAGAGGTCAGCAGTATTTCAGAGTTGCCGAAAAATGCGAGAATTGGAACGAGCAGCTTACGCCGAGAGTTTCAAATGAGCGGCTTGCGAAAAGATATTCAAGTCGAATCCATTCGGGGGAATGTAGGGACGCGTCTGAAAAAGATGGAAGAACAGCAGCTGGATGCGATTGTCTTGGCATCGGCTGGTTTAGAACGGATTGGTTGGTTTGATGCCCCGACGCATGCGTATCAGCAGTTGGATGTAGCTTCCTGTATACCAGCGGTTGGTCAAGGAGCTCTAGCTGTAGAATGTCGCGCCGATGATTTTCAGATGATTGCTTTTTTACGAAAGATCAATGATTCGCTGACAGAATTGCTCGTTACAGAAGAGCGAGCTTTTTTAAGAGTGCTTAATGGGAATTGTGAAATCCCAGTAGGTGCTTATGCTGAAAAAACGGATGGTGGGTATCGAATGTCCGGCTTTTTAGGGGATAAAGAATTGAAGCATTCAGTGACTCAAACCGTGGAAGCCGCTTCTATTACAGGCGTTGGAAAGAAGCTTGGAGAAGTACTTCTTAAGGAATTAGGAGAAGACAGCAGATGA
- a CDS encoding sensor histidine kinase encodes MKEQFFEQVFMEAKDGLYLLSDSGEVKKNKAAIELEARSIVPLDRVIEIAKGKGCVLHTTTDKCLNCEVKETWSPTVFPLILESKEGGQERFSGSLTLINETAQLLSLRSIEHQETMQHVIDNKRLIEYVNQAHEKERRAISQELHDGLAQSIYSLMLDVRQIKRIDDREEIIQRIEQIDEDFVSLLQEVKQIAVDLRPTVLDDLGLVPAIEALLHRMTETTGVVVHFIPVLSRQRFSERLETVTYRVLQESVMNSVKYAEVDELWVTIREVDEYLVLEVRDHGKGFSLAAVSKGTGEGLGLLHMQERAESVGGTLKIQSTAGEGTTVSLKLPVDWEGKRDECSNS; translated from the coding sequence ATGAAGGAACAGTTTTTTGAACAAGTATTCATGGAAGCGAAGGATGGATTGTACCTGTTATCTGATTCCGGAGAAGTCAAAAAAAATAAAGCAGCGATCGAATTAGAGGCGCGATCGATTGTTCCATTGGACAGAGTGATCGAGATTGCCAAAGGCAAGGGCTGTGTTCTCCATACCACGACGGATAAATGCCTGAACTGTGAGGTGAAGGAGACGTGGAGTCCGACGGTATTTCCTTTGATATTGGAATCGAAGGAAGGGGGGCAGGAGCGCTTTAGTGGAAGCTTGACGTTGATTAATGAAACGGCGCAGCTGTTAAGCTTACGAAGTATTGAGCATCAAGAGACGATGCAGCATGTGATCGACAATAAACGATTGATTGAATACGTCAATCAGGCACATGAGAAGGAGCGCCGTGCTATCTCACAAGAGCTGCACGATGGCTTGGCACAAAGCATCTATAGCTTGATGTTGGATGTTCGGCAAATAAAGAGAATCGATGATAGAGAAGAAATCATTCAACGAATCGAGCAGATTGATGAAGATTTTGTTTCACTGCTGCAGGAGGTCAAGCAGATCGCTGTTGATTTACGACCAACTGTATTAGATGATCTGGGACTGGTTCCCGCAATCGAAGCCCTCTTGCATCGTATGACAGAAACAACAGGAGTGGTTGTTCATTTTATTCCGGTGCTGAGCCGACAGCGCTTTTCGGAGCGACTGGAAACGGTGACCTATCGCGTGCTTCAGGAAAGTGTGATGAACAGCGTCAAATATGCGGAAGTCGATGAGCTATGGGTGACAATAAGAGAAGTTGATGAGTACTTGGTTTTAGAAGTCCGGGATCATGGCAAAGGGTTTTCTCTAGCTGCTGTCAGCAAAGGGACTGGAGAAGGCTTGGGGCTTTTACATATGCAGGAACGAGCCGAATCTGTTGGTGGCACATTGAAGATTCAAAGCACAGCCGGTGAAGGAACGACGGTATCATTGAAGCTGCCGGTCGACTGGGAGGGGAAACGAGATGAATGTAGTAATAGCTGA
- the nirB gene encoding nitrite reductase large subunit NirB, giving the protein MKEKLVLIGNGMAGVRTIEEILERDPDRYEITIFGEEKYPNYNRIMLSNVLQKKMEVAEIITNPLTWYEENNIRLVNHDPAIKIDKENKLVHSASGQEIAYDKCIIATGSRAFILPVEGSKLPGVVGFRTIDDTEAMLEAAKSYKKAVVIGGGLLGLEAAKGLVDQGMEVTVIHLEKWLMETQLDAKAGEMLKADLEKQGLKFLMEKRTEKILGTDHVTGITFSDGSSIETDLVVMSVGIRPEATLAREAGLDVNRGILVNDFMHTSNEHIYAVGECVEHNGQVYGLVAPLFEQGKVLADILTDKETAPYQGSTTFTSLKVSGCDLYSAGEIKECEGVNSIEAFDGLNFTYKKVFVRENKIVGVVLYGDTSEGNRYYNILKKNEEIDGYTPVSLLHMAGEETSTDVGEWPDDEMICGCNGVTKGTIVSAIKEKELTSIAEVTKYTKAGGSCGKCKPLIGDILAYTLGGAVASGPTGICGCTSLTRDQIVTQIHAKHLTSSEEVYKELAFQNPEGCPKCRPAVNFYLNVAWPKEHADERESRYVNERMYGNIQNDGTYSVIPRMRGGKTDPQQLMLIAKVAEKYDVPMVKITGSQRIGLFGVKKEDMPKIWEELDMTAAAAYAKAVRSVKTCVGANFCRFGTQDSLGLGIKLEQRFEFIDTPHKFKMGVSACPRSCVESGVKDFGIIGVENGFQIYIGGNGGTEVKEAQLLTTVATEEEVIELCGAMLQFYRETGVYAERTAPWMDRLGFDKVKEVLLDSDHRKELIVRLDEAVEGRRGNPWEEVIKDEALRKDLYTVGRV; this is encoded by the coding sequence ATGAAAGAGAAGCTTGTATTAATCGGTAATGGTATGGCTGGTGTTCGAACAATCGAAGAAATTCTGGAACGTGACCCGGATAGATACGAAATAACGATTTTTGGGGAAGAAAAGTACCCCAACTATAATCGAATCATGCTTTCAAATGTTCTTCAAAAGAAGATGGAGGTTGCGGAGATCATCACGAATCCGTTGACTTGGTATGAAGAAAACAACATTCGTTTGGTCAACCATGATCCAGCGATAAAGATCGACAAGGAAAACAAGCTTGTTCATAGTGCTTCTGGTCAAGAAATCGCGTATGACAAGTGTATTATTGCAACAGGATCAAGAGCGTTTATTTTACCTGTGGAAGGTTCCAAATTGCCGGGGGTTGTTGGTTTTCGTACGATCGATGATACAGAAGCGATGCTGGAAGCAGCGAAAAGTTATAAAAAAGCGGTGGTTATTGGTGGTGGACTATTAGGTCTGGAAGCAGCTAAAGGCTTAGTTGATCAAGGCATGGAAGTAACCGTCATTCATCTTGAAAAATGGTTGATGGAAACGCAGCTGGATGCAAAAGCCGGCGAGATGCTTAAGGCTGACTTAGAAAAACAAGGTCTGAAGTTTCTAATGGAAAAACGCACAGAAAAGATTTTGGGAACAGATCATGTGACAGGTATCACATTCAGTGATGGTTCGTCTATTGAAACCGATCTTGTGGTCATGTCAGTCGGTATCCGACCAGAAGCAACCTTAGCGAGAGAAGCAGGGCTGGATGTTAATCGTGGGATATTGGTCAATGACTTTATGCATACAAGCAATGAACATATCTATGCAGTTGGTGAATGTGTGGAGCATAACGGCCAAGTTTACGGATTAGTTGCACCATTATTTGAGCAGGGAAAAGTGCTGGCAGATATTTTGACAGATAAAGAAACAGCCCCCTACCAAGGAAGTACGACATTTACTTCCTTGAAGGTATCAGGCTGTGATCTATATTCAGCCGGCGAGATCAAAGAATGCGAAGGCGTAAATAGTATCGAAGCATTTGACGGACTAAACTTTACATATAAAAAAGTATTTGTTCGGGAAAATAAAATCGTCGGTGTTGTTCTTTATGGCGATACTTCAGAGGGCAACCGCTATTACAATATTTTGAAGAAAAATGAAGAGATCGATGGCTATACGCCGGTATCTCTATTGCATATGGCAGGAGAAGAAACAAGTACGGATGTTGGCGAATGGCCGGATGATGAAATGATTTGCGGCTGTAATGGTGTGACAAAAGGAACGATCGTCAGTGCAATCAAGGAGAAGGAACTGACATCGATTGCGGAAGTGACAAAATATACTAAAGCCGGTGGTTCTTGCGGAAAATGTAAACCATTGATTGGAGATATTTTGGCGTATACTCTTGGTGGCGCTGTTGCCAGCGGACCAACTGGGATTTGCGGCTGTACTTCTTTGACTAGAGATCAGATTGTGACGCAAATCCATGCGAAGCATTTGACTTCCTCTGAAGAGGTTTATAAAGAACTGGCCTTCCAAAATCCGGAAGGTTGCCCAAAATGCCGTCCAGCAGTCAACTTCTACTTGAATGTTGCTTGGCCGAAAGAACATGCAGATGAACGGGAATCAAGATATGTGAATGAACGGATGTATGGAAATATTCAAAACGATGGCACATATTCTGTGATTCCTCGAATGAGAGGCGGAAAAACAGATCCGCAACAGCTAATGTTGATCGCTAAGGTAGCTGAAAAATATGATGTTCCAATGGTCAAAATCACCGGTAGTCAGCGTATTGGCTTGTTTGGTGTAAAAAAAGAAGATATGCCTAAAATTTGGGAAGAGCTGGATATGACTGCAGCAGCAGCTTATGCGAAAGCTGTTCGTTCCGTGAAAACATGTGTGGGCGCAAACTTCTGTCGTTTTGGCACACAGGATTCACTAGGGTTAGGAATCAAGCTGGAGCAGCGTTTTGAATTTATCGATACGCCACATAAATTCAAAATGGGCGTCTCTGCTTGCCCGAGAAGCTGTGTAGAAAGTGGTGTGAAGGACTTCGGAATTATTGGTGTAGAGAACGGGTTCCAGATTTATATTGGCGGTAACGGCGGAACTGAGGTCAAAGAGGCTCAGCTATTGACGACGGTTGCCACAGAAGAAGAAGTCATTGAGCTTTGTGGTGCGATGCTGCAGTTTTATAGAGAAACAGGTGTTTATGCAGAACGTACGGCACCGTGGATGGATCGTCTTGGGTTTGATAAGGTCAAAGAAGTACTCCTTGATTCTGATCACAGAAAAGAATTGATTGTCAGACTGGATGAAGCAGTTGAAGGACGCCGAGGCAACCCTTGGGAAGAGGTTATCAAGGATGAAGCACTTCGAAAAGATCTATATACAGTAGGGAGAGTATAG
- a CDS encoding GAF domain-containing protein: MSIQIQQAIDSMREELQVDFIGIALSKVNTGTNLRTIHWQYVAGNTNQNYKRIRLQVGKGIAGIVWRTGRSYCETNLQVDPTELVELPIARMEKIETAVAAPILKKGRVQGVLLFGYRKPLEISDDFLRVVESRAEQLLALLEET, from the coding sequence ATGTCTATTCAAATACAACAGGCAATCGATAGCATGCGAGAGGAGCTGCAGGTTGATTTTATTGGGATTGCTTTATCCAAAGTCAATACCGGAACGAACCTTCGCACGATTCACTGGCAGTATGTTGCAGGGAATACTAATCAAAATTATAAGCGTATCCGACTGCAGGTTGGCAAAGGCATTGCCGGGATTGTCTGGCGCACAGGCAGAAGCTATTGTGAGACGAATCTGCAAGTAGATCCCACAGAGCTTGTGGAGCTGCCGATTGCTCGAATGGAGAAAATCGAAACAGCAGTTGCTGCCCCCATTTTAAAAAAAGGACGGGTACAGGGTGTGTTATTATTCGGCTATCGCAAGCCATTGGAGATAAGCGATGATTTTTTAAGAGTGGTAGAGTCAAGAGCTGAGCAACTTCTGGCATTATTGGAGGAAACCTAA
- a CDS encoding response regulator — MNVVIADDHAVVRSGLRLLLESYPEVCVVGDAADGTETFLLLEKYPVDIVLMDVRMPPGENGLQTTRRISEHFPAVKVIILSMHEEEEYLRKALEYGAAGYILKSSSDEVLLDSLQKVMNGLRVVDPLFAIADPQKWLDELEGENNQYYERLSKREREILPLVSLGYTNKEIAERLFISVKTVEVHKSNLMKKLEVESFSELLHYSIKHHLIDL; from the coding sequence ATGAATGTAGTAATAGCTGATGATCATGCAGTCGTAAGAAGCGGTCTGCGCTTATTATTAGAGTCTTACCCTGAGGTCTGTGTCGTCGGAGATGCCGCAGATGGAACAGAGACATTTTTATTGTTGGAAAAATACCCTGTGGATATCGTCTTAATGGATGTTCGTATGCCGCCGGGAGAAAATGGGTTGCAGACGACTCGCAGAATCAGTGAACATTTTCCAGCCGTCAAGGTCATTATTTTGAGTATGCACGAAGAAGAAGAATACTTGAGAAAAGCTTTGGAATATGGCGCAGCAGGCTATATTTTGAAAAGCTCATCCGATGAGGTTTTATTGGACTCGTTGCAAAAAGTTATGAATGGATTGCGCGTTGTTGATCCTCTGTTTGCTATTGCTGATCCACAAAAATGGCTGGATGAGCTGGAGGGAGAAAATAATCAATATTACGAGCGCCTATCTAAAAGAGAACGGGAAATCTTGCCTTTGGTTTCTTTAGGCTATACAAATAAAGAAATTGCAGAGCGTCTGTTTATTTCTGTAAAAACGGTCGAAGTACATAAATCTAATTTAATGAAGAAGCTGGAAGTTGAAAGCTTTTCTGAGTTACTGCACTATAGTATCAAACATCATTTAATCGATTTGTGA
- a CDS encoding precorrin-2 dehydrogenase/sirohydrochlorin ferrochelatase family protein — MYPIMLDLKDKTIVIIGGGRIALRKTKALLQAGGRVVVVAPMHDEEFESLENVALIKRPYRTGDCKEAHLIFACTDSKVINQQIVEEAEPWQWVNDCSKKENSDFFNMSIIQHETGVVAFSSNGQSPVETKKLKQEIEALLCEKELLHNKIE; from the coding sequence ATGTATCCGATCATGCTTGATCTCAAGGATAAGACAATTGTGATTATCGGTGGTGGAAGAATTGCTTTAAGAAAGACGAAGGCTTTGTTGCAGGCAGGCGGTCGTGTGGTAGTAGTTGCACCTATGCATGATGAAGAATTTGAGTCGCTTGAAAATGTGGCACTTATTAAGAGGCCGTACCGCACAGGTGATTGCAAAGAGGCACACTTGATTTTTGCCTGTACAGATTCCAAAGTCATCAATCAGCAAATTGTTGAGGAAGCGGAACCTTGGCAGTGGGTCAATGATTGCAGTAAAAAAGAAAACAGTGACTTTTTCAACATGAGCATTATACAGCATGAGACCGGTGTCGTTGCTTTTTCAAGCAATGGCCAGTCGCCGGTAGAAACGAAGAAGCTAAAGCAGGAAATAGAAGCGCTCTTGTGTGAGAAAGAGTTGCTTCACAACAAAATAGAATAG
- the nirD gene encoding nitrite reductase small subunit NirD translates to MKKIFVASMNELVPRIGREVLVGDQKIAVYRLSDDQVKAIENICPHKQGPLAEGIVSGEFVFCPLHDYKISLNDGIVQDPDEGCVRTFETVVEGDQVYVMVD, encoded by the coding sequence ATGAAAAAAATATTCGTAGCTTCCATGAATGAGCTAGTGCCTAGAATCGGAAGAGAAGTACTGGTTGGTGATCAGAAAATCGCTGTATATCGTTTGAGTGATGATCAAGTAAAGGCGATCGAAAATATCTGCCCTCATAAGCAGGGGCCATTGGCAGAAGGTATTGTTTCAGGTGAGTTTGTTTTTTGCCCGCTGCATGACTACAAAATTTCGCTGAATGATGGGATCGTACAAGATCCTGATGAAGGATGCGTCCGTACATTCGAAACAGTTGTCGAGGGTGATCAAGTTTACGTGATGGTGGACTAG
- a CDS encoding sirohydrochlorin chelatase yields the protein MNSVLYVFHGSQKDEKNKAAIAFVEQLKQQIGADIPQETAFLENHPHTILKQSELLIAQGADHIVVVPVLLFAAKHALVDIPAETAEVEQKHPKVRFTQAETFGHRQGSRMVLLERFATVKEENPSQEFTGILLAHGTKMTDEPQRLLEEIAVEIQEKVGFPIKAVSLKGQGDYLEEIRQTVAENRQPIIVPFFLFDGHLIHLMKKRVAEAFPEQTFIITPTLAFDQQILPDLKQIVEGAFHVSDHA from the coding sequence ATGAATAGTGTGTTATATGTGTTTCATGGCAGTCAGAAAGATGAGAAAAACAAGGCAGCGATTGCTTTCGTTGAGCAGTTGAAGCAACAGATAGGGGCAGATATTCCGCAGGAAACGGCTTTTTTAGAAAACCATCCCCATACGATTTTGAAACAGTCAGAGCTATTGATTGCTCAAGGCGCAGATCATATTGTGGTTGTACCAGTGTTGCTGTTTGCAGCAAAGCATGCACTTGTCGATATTCCAGCAGAGACGGCTGAAGTTGAGCAGAAACATCCTAAGGTTCGCTTCACACAGGCGGAGACATTTGGGCATCGACAAGGAAGTCGAATGGTGCTTTTGGAACGTTTTGCAACAGTAAAAGAAGAAAATCCGTCACAGGAATTTACAGGGATCCTATTGGCTCATGGGACAAAGATGACAGATGAACCTCAACGTCTGTTGGAAGAAATCGCTGTAGAAATACAGGAAAAGGTTGGATTTCCTATCAAAGCGGTCAGTCTGAAAGGGCAGGGGGATTACCTTGAAGAAATTCGTCAGACAGTAGCTGAAAACCGACAGCCAATCATCGTACCATTCTTTTTATTCGATGGACATTTGATTCATTTGATGAAAAAAAGAGTAGCCGAAGCATTTCCGGAGCAGACGTTTATTATAACGCCGACCTTGGCATTTGATCAGCAGATTCTGCCGGATTTAAAGCAGATTGTGGAAGGAGCCTTTCATGTATCCGATCATGCTTGA
- the cobA gene encoding uroporphyrinogen-III C-methyltransferase, translating into MGIVYFVGAGSGDPELLTLKGKRLLETADVIIYDRLVHPVFLFLAKADARFIYSGKYPKNHVLKQKNINKLLQDEGQKEQVVVRLKGGDPGIFGRVGEEIAVLRELGVPHEVVPGITAASAAGSYSGIPLTHREYSSKVTFVTAHRRAGETLDFKGLTEKGTICLYMGVEYAVETQKKLLEQQVSETMPVAIIEWGTLGRQRTVITDLGTMLESINQQDIQNPSMIIVGEVVSVREGADWFEQRPLFGKKILLVDTERISFETIVTYTQQGADVYAVQTGEQRDRRFDEVNDYYLSDHSFDEIIYLGKTVAGTYPNHQLSL; encoded by the coding sequence ATGGGGATCGTTTATTTTGTAGGAGCCGGGTCTGGTGATCCTGAGCTCCTCACCCTTAAGGGGAAAAGATTGCTCGAAACCGCAGATGTTATCATTTATGATCGGTTGGTGCATCCTGTTTTTCTTTTTCTGGCAAAAGCCGATGCTCGGTTTATTTATAGCGGAAAATACCCTAAAAATCATGTTCTAAAGCAAAAGAACATTAATAAATTGCTTCAGGATGAAGGGCAGAAAGAACAGGTCGTGGTTCGCTTAAAAGGCGGTGATCCGGGAATTTTTGGTCGTGTAGGTGAAGAGATCGCAGTACTAAGAGAGCTTGGTGTTCCCCACGAGGTCGTACCGGGAATCACTGCCGCATCTGCAGCAGGTAGCTATAGTGGGATTCCTCTGACACATAGAGAATACAGCAGCAAGGTTACTTTTGTTACAGCGCATCGTAGAGCCGGCGAGACCTTGGATTTCAAGGGGTTGACTGAAAAAGGGACGATTTGTCTATATATGGGCGTGGAATACGCTGTAGAAACGCAGAAAAAATTATTGGAACAACAGGTTTCAGAAACGATGCCGGTTGCCATTATCGAATGGGGAACACTTGGAAGACAACGGACCGTAATAACAGATTTAGGAACGATGCTTGAATCAATCAATCAGCAGGACATCCAGAATCCATCCATGATCATTGTTGGAGAGGTTGTGTCGGTAAGAGAGGGAGCAGACTGGTTTGAACAGCGCCCGTTATTCGGTAAAAAAATTCTTTTAGTGGATACCGAAAGGATTTCATTTGAGACGATCGTTACGTATACGCAGCAAGGGGCCGATGTCTATGCAGTCCAAACAGGTGAACAACGAGATCGTCGTTTTGATGAGGTCAATGACTATTATCTGTCAGACCATTCGTTTGATGAAATCATTTATTTAGGGAAAACAGTCGCTGGGACATACCCAAATCACCAATTGTCTTTATAA
- a CDS encoding amino acid permease has protein sequence MLKNRQLFSSKRLVMIITTTVFSFSSLTTAFFLMGMKALPYFIWAAVFYFIPYALIISEFTSVYKNDSGGLYQWLSDCLSERTAFIAAFLWYCSYFVWMISLFMKLWIPLSLLLFGEDLTKQQSPIPFLSTTQLIGVLSIFAVGLTLFVVNKGFKQIAHLLYASSVLMFLLVFISFGSNLILWLTHPGEILPHLTSSIHSASAITGDNTFVSQLSFLIFAVTAFGGLDTIASLVDKTGQQKNKFSKLVVFGSFLIVICYFVGLLLWSGALNWQELQADQSLHLGNLMYALMNDSGQRLAASLGGSAEMIQFIGQLFTRLTALTLLISYIALLSSIFYLPLRVLVEGTPKHYWPSWVRARNAKQMPTKALLVQGSLIILFISAITWGNAYVTLLYNQLTMMTNISRALPYLLVALAYPAFKRKYRTQTELVPSSNFLPQFLSFSVVLTIAVSIFSQLYLPLIEKNYLQMFSLAIGPLFFSAIGAWLYQRFFRKRMVNQ, from the coding sequence ATGCTTAAAAATCGCCAGCTTTTTAGTTCAAAACGTCTTGTGATGATTATCACAACAACTGTTTTTTCATTTTCAAGTTTAACAACAGCCTTTTTCCTCATGGGGATGAAAGCCCTCCCCTACTTTATCTGGGCAGCTGTTTTTTACTTTATTCCCTACGCCCTTATTATATCAGAATTTACGTCTGTGTATAAAAATGATTCCGGCGGATTGTATCAATGGCTCTCAGACTGTTTATCTGAAAGAACAGCGTTTATCGCTGCTTTTTTGTGGTATTGCAGCTACTTCGTCTGGATGATCAGTTTGTTCATGAAGCTCTGGATTCCATTATCCTTGCTGCTCTTTGGCGAAGATCTGACCAAGCAGCAAAGTCCGATACCCTTTCTTTCGACAACCCAATTAATCGGGGTTCTATCGATTTTTGCTGTTGGCTTGACGTTGTTCGTTGTCAATAAGGGGTTCAAACAGATAGCTCATTTATTGTATGCCAGTAGTGTCCTTATGTTTCTGTTAGTATTTATCAGCTTCGGCAGCAATCTGATTCTATGGCTGACTCATCCCGGGGAAATCCTTCCTCATCTAACCTCTAGTATTCACTCTGCTTCTGCTATAACAGGTGACAATACATTTGTCTCACAGCTGAGCTTCTTGATTTTTGCGGTCACTGCATTTGGCGGCCTGGATACCATTGCCAGCTTAGTAGACAAGACCGGTCAGCAGAAAAATAAATTTTCAAAGCTAGTGGTTTTTGGCAGCTTCTTGATTGTCATCTGCTATTTTGTTGGCCTACTGTTATGGAGCGGCGCGCTCAATTGGCAAGAGCTTCAGGCAGATCAATCCCTTCATCTTGGTAACCTAATGTATGCGTTAATGAACGACTCCGGACAACGACTCGCTGCAAGCTTAGGTGGTTCCGCTGAGATGATTCAGTTTATTGGGCAACTCTTTACACGTCTGACTGCATTGACCCTGTTAATCTCTTATATCGCGCTTTTGTCCTCCATCTTCTATCTACCATTGCGAGTGCTGGTAGAAGGAACGCCGAAGCATTATTGGCCCTCTTGGGTCCGAGCCAGAAACGCAAAGCAAATGCCAACAAAAGCCTTGCTTGTTCAAGGAAGCTTGATTATTCTGTTTATCAGTGCCATCACTTGGGGTAACGCCTATGTCACATTACTCTATAATCAACTCACTATGATGACCAACATTTCACGTGCATTGCCTTACTTACTTGTAGCATTGGCTTATCCGGCATTCAAACGTAAATACAGGACACAGACAGAACTTGTCCCTTCATCTAATTTTTTACCACAGTTTCTTAGTTTCAGTGTCGTTCTTACGATTGCTGTGTCTATTTTCTCACAACTGTATCTACCGCTTATAGAAAAGAATTACCTGCAGATGTTTAGCTTAGCTATCGGTCCATTATTCTTCTCTGCTATCGGAGCATGGCTGTATCAACGTTTTTTCAGAAAGAGAATGGTCAATCAATAA